The Henningerozyma blattae CBS 6284 chromosome 9, complete genome DNA segment GGAGAAGCAGCTGCTATTGCTTCATCAAATCAAGATTTACATACCATTAACATTTTGAATcgtttaaatattaaaaatatccattatttattaactaCTATCATTGACTTTGCTGGTAGAAGAATATTAGCACAAACTCCAATTCCAGGGTTATTGAGCCCAGTTGGATTACAAACTGTTAAGGATCCAGAAACAAATGAAGAAACTGTCCAAGACTTGCCAAACGACATTACTGTTAAACATGGGTTTAATGACACCTTGAATGAATTAGTCTTCGATAAATCTTTTGACGACttaattaaagaagatTTTTCAAGATTATTCCATTTGAAAACTCACGAAATTCAAGGtaatgatatttcttttgCCTCTACAACTAAAGGTATCACTGGTTCAGACAAAAGAAACTATATTATAGATTTGGCTAATACCTATCCTTTAGATGTCAACTTTGCCAAAGAACATTTTGACGATAAATCTGAAACTGAACGTTATCCACATAGACAAACTTTGTTAAGACCAGAATTAGTTGAAAATTGGTGGGCTTcgaaattgaaagaaaCTGATAAAACCATCGAAAATGGGTTTAACGAAAGATTATTTACTTATAACCCTGATGCTTATCAAGTTAAAGGCGTCGAAGATTCGAATATTCAAGAAATGTctgattatttaaaagaaactGTTATTCCCTCTGTGTTGAACAAAATTGTATCTGGTGCTGTAAATGTTCCATACAATGGcgaaaatttaattaatattcttcATAAAGACGGTATTAACGTTCGTTACTTGGGCTATTTTACTGATTTAGCCAAGAAAGAACTTAAGGAACAAACAGAAGTTTATGAAAATAGATTGAAGGAAATTGAAACCGGTAATAAAGATTATCAAGAATGGGAAGctgaatatttgaaaaagattgAAACGATGATCACTGAAAGACAAAAACAGgtaaacaaatatattgaagaagGTAAAGAGGTTCCAAAAGAATTAACTGGCGACTTGAACTTAGATGAGAATGAGATTAGAAAACCTACCAATGAAAAGCCAATTATCATCAATACTGATGAATTACTACCTTTAATTAATCTAGCTGAACTTGAAATGATTAGTCGTTCTTTGAAACATATCTTACGAGAACTAACAAAGCCATTGCCAGTTCCTGTTGTTCCATCTATGATTGCTTACATcttgaatttattatttggtaCCAAATATAACCCAGCTCCTGTTCCAGAAACATCTGACCCGTTCTATCACAATGATTCTTACGAATTTTCGAAACTAAAAAGAGCTGACTTATTAAATAGAGTCGTTTCCCAAACTAAATTACGTTTCCGTTATGATTTAGATTCAGAATggattaataaatttgataattgtccttttgttttattaagATCAATCTCAAAGAAATTCGGTATTCAATTAGTAAACAAAGACTACTACTTTTCTAAGGATCAATATGATCAATTTGTTAGTACACAAGACAAGAAAGTGAAAAATAAGCTTGTTGCACCAGAGAACACATTCTCTTCTAATGATTTAACTATTGTTCCTGTCATTAAAGGCTTGGATCATTATTCTTCACTAAGTGAAGAGTTCTGGAACGAAGGTCTTGCATCAATGGaagaaaatggaaaaattgGATTAACTTTATTAGGTCAATCTGTTGCTGTAACAGAGGAAGTTTACGGTATTTTACATAAATCTGTGGCTGAAAAATACTTAAGTTTATCTACCGTCTACtctaaattaaatttaattcctGAAGCAATTGCGTTCTGCCGTAAATCTTGTATGATCTATGAAAGAATTTGTGGTGTTGattcttttgaattattaagaGCCATGTCAAATTTAGCTTTCCTAGAATATTCTAATGGTAGTCCATACAATGCTTCTGTTGTTTATAAGAGATTGGTTGAAACTTCTAAAGCCTTTAATTCTTCTGAACTAAAGGATTCCTCAATTGTTAATGCATTTAATAGCTTAGAACAATTATCTTTAGGTATCGAAGACGCAAGATTAACCATTGAAATCTTAAATAAGACAAGTGAATTAATCGTTGAAATGGGTGGCAAAGATTCTTTAGCCTATGCTACTAACGAATCTAAGATTGGTAATCTATACGCAAGTGCAAAGGAATATCAAAAATCCTTAAGTCATTTGGCTGTTACTCGTGAAATATTTACCAAACAATTGGGTATTAATAATCTAACAACTGTTCAATCTAGACAATGGGTTGAAGGACTAAATGGTATTATTCAAGATGCACGtaacaaaaagaaattggAAGCTGAACAATCTGGCAGTAGCAGCACTAAGgtaaaatcaaataacaatactACTAAGAAACACAATAAGAAAGCTGAAAAGGTTCAAGAAGATTTAGCTGACAAGTCTGTTGATGAGTTATTAGCATTTATTGAAAGTGGCGATCAAAAGAAATCTGATAAGAAGAAATCTAAGAAATCTGGTAAGAAATaatcttatatttttaataaaaagagcTTTTCTTAGTCATTTTaatgttgttttttttccacCAGTGTTCTTCTTTTCACAGATACTTGTTTTCTACTTGTcatatattattgaattctaTCTCCATATTTATTGCATTATAAAAGGGCCAAAgttcaataaaatttattctatttattattttctgttAATATGTAATTatatgtaaatattttgtacAACTAAAAGAAAACATCGCACTATTAATATAAGTACATATACATATGGATgctaaaataaaagtacaatttggaaatataGATAGAACGTTTTTctgtgaaaaattaaattacaaaaatgataaatctATGCCTTGCATTacatttcattattaatattattgttagtGTTACtgttagtattattattagtattattattattattattaggagtgttaatattaccattaaTATTGTATCAAAGTAGTGtcattaaattaaaaaaaa contains these protein-coding regions:
- the CLU1 gene encoding translation initiation factor 3 subunit CLU1 (similar to Saccharomyces cerevisiae CLU1 (YMR012W); ancestral locus Anc_2.559), whose translation is MAETATQSEAIKVTIKIPDSIASKSNNVTHRGKSNKNNASAKNNSTKELVLPFDRSSKVNSVFNLMSFPTATRYFTNFNLKYNGKILNHDETFEEILNDKDKKIDNFTLNIDIKPYTTNEALKHIINVREFIGFSDESVDALSEFAISTGSKFSELKFDEIKEKSSIEEVTSSTTEEEQKKKTVLKIDEAEKQKFIENVHEIFELAKSSSIKNIMSTEMNLVKPCVRSLALSSYNPVPAFYRTKGHLLYLQVITLEGETFHITCIPSGFYVNNSTVNRFDPSIKILDSSIANEDELIKYTLFDLLSTVSKKFSSHVNDLDKNLEKLDSVQYVKAVSTYLHKPWLITNIPSNPGDYMKLQIESFNADENQNYNSEFQTILELPTSSVEQRLEYERLSNKIIHDFTTSSVKGAMSILYKDLSALNPDDDIQQQIFLKDRIFYSFVDDINGDFATKGGEAAAIASSNQDLHTINILNRLNIKNIHYLLTTIIDFAGRRILAQTPIPGLLSPVGLQTVKDPETNEETVQDLPNDITVKHGFNDTLNELVFDKSFDDLIKEDFSRLFHLKTHEIQGNDISFASTTKGITGSDKRNYIIDLANTYPLDVNFAKEHFDDKSETERYPHRQTLLRPELVENWWASKLKETDKTIENGFNERLFTYNPDAYQVKGVEDSNIQEMSDYLKETVIPSVLNKIVSGAVNVPYNGENLINILHKDGINVRYLGYFTDLAKKELKEQTEVYENRLKEIETGNKDYQEWEAEYLKKIETMITERQKQVNKYIEEGKEVPKELTGDLNLDENEIRKPTNEKPIIINTDELLPLINLAELEMISRSLKHILRELTKPLPVPVVPSMIAYILNLLFGTKYNPAPVPETSDPFYHNDSYEFSKLKRADLLNRVVSQTKLRFRYDLDSEWINKFDNCPFVLLRSISKKFGIQLVNKDYYFSKDQYDQFVSTQDKKVKNKLVAPENTFSSNDLTIVPVIKGLDHYSSLSEEFWNEGLASMEENGKIGLTLLGQSVAVTEEVYGILHKSVAEKYLSLSTVYSKLNLIPEAIAFCRKSCMIYERICGVDSFELLRAMSNLAFLEYSNGSPYNASVVYKRLVETSKAFNSSELKDSSIVNAFNSLEQLSLGIEDARLTIEILNKTSELIVEMGGKDSLAYATNESKIGNLYASAKEYQKSLSHLAVTREIFTKQLGINNLTTVQSRQWVEGLNGIIQDARNKKKLEAEQSGSSSTKVKSNNNTTKKHNKKAEKVQEDLADKSVDELLAFIESGDQKKSDKKKSKKSGKK